From the Camarhynchus parvulus chromosome 13, STF_HiC, whole genome shotgun sequence genome, one window contains:
- the MZB1 gene encoding marginal zone B- and B1-cell-specific protein produces MRAALAAWLVLSLLGGTGAEDTCGGDPPAAPSRSIPAPQLSPEERLSPHMPESLRCDACHAIAFQIEEQLRKAEGKVGKKALKESDYIEVLERSCSQDWESYGLLELDGEKRLSGPGLPSQQPLSVLVSGGPWPGRLSKLCHGYVGERGEAQIYGAHRRGPAALRQLLCHGDKGPCAGRKERPEPRKAPQNEL; encoded by the exons ATGCGGGCGGCGCTGGCAGCGTGGCTGGTGCTGAGCCtgctgggggggacaggggccGAGGACACGTGCGGCGGGGACCCCCCCGCAGCCCCGTCCCGCTCCATCCCCGCGCCCCAGCTGAGCCCCGAGGAGCGACTCTCGCCCCACATGCCCGAATCCCTGCGCTGTGACGCCTGCCACGCCATCGCCTTCCAG ATTGAGGAGCAGCTGCGCAAGGCAGAAGGGAAGGTGGGCAAGAAGGCTCTGAAGGAGTCGGACTACATAGAggtgctggagaggagctgctcacagGACTGGGAGAG TTAcgggctgctggagctggacgGGGAGAAGCGGCTgtcggggccggggctgccgagccagcagcccctgagcGTGCTGGTGTCGGGGGGACCGTGGCCGGGCAG GCTCTCCAAGCTGTGCCACGGCTACGTGGGCGAGCGGGGCGAGGCGCAGATCTACGGCGCGCaccggcggggcccggccgcgctgcggcagctgctgtgccacgGCGACAAGGGACCGTGCGCCGGCCGCAAGGAGCGCCCGGAGCCCCGCAAGGCGCCGCAGAACGAGCTGTAG